A DNA window from Vigna angularis cultivar LongXiaoDou No.4 chromosome 1, ASM1680809v1, whole genome shotgun sequence contains the following coding sequences:
- the LOC108320105 gene encoding uncharacterized protein LOC108320105 produces MALEWVVLGYAAAAEAIMVILLTIPGLDALRKGLIAVTRNLLKPFLSVVPFCFFLLMDIYWKYETRPSCEGESCTPSEHLRHQKSIMKSQRNALLIASALLFYWLLYSVTNLVVKIEQLNQRLERLKNRD; encoded by the coding sequence ATGGCGCTAGAGTGGGTTGTGCTAGGCTACGCTGCCGCCGCAGAGGCCATAATGGTCATTCTCCTCACGATCCCCGGCCTCGATGCCCTCCGCAAAGGTCTGATCGCGGTCACCCGCAACCTGCTGAAGCCGTTCCTCTCGGTCGTCCCCTTCTGCTTCTTCCTCCTCATGGACATTTACTGGAAGTACGAGACGCGCCCCAGCTGCGAGGGTGAATCCTGCACCCCCTCCGAACACCTCCGCCACCAGAAATCCATCATGAAGAGTCAGCGCAACGCCCTTCTCATCGCCTCCGCCCTCCTCTTCTACTGGCTCCTCTACTCCGTCACCAACCTCGTCGTCAAGATTGAACAACTCAACCAGCGCCTCGAACGCTTGAAGAATCGCGACTGA
- the LOC108320091 gene encoding plasmodesmata-located protein 6, which yields MHRLLLLFIFSVLATPSSSAIDTFVFGGCSQPKYTPGSPYESTVNSLLTSLINSASFANYNNFTLAAASSDTVYGLFQCRGDLNNDQCSRCVARAVTQLGTLCFASCGGALQLEGCFVKYDNATFVGVEDKTVVTKKCGPSVGLTSDALTRRDAVLAYLQTPDGTYKTFRTSSYGDFQGVAQCTGDLSPTECQDCLSAAIQRLKTDCGPSPWAEMYLAKCYARYSQGGSHSRPNNNDDSNHNDDEIEKTLAILIGLIAGVALIIVFLSFLSKVCEKQKGGK from the exons ATGCATCGTCTCCTtctcctcttcatcttctccgtcCTCGCAACCCCCTCTTCCTCCGCCATCGACACCTTCGTCTTCGGCGGTTGCTCCCAGCCCAAGTACACGCCGGGTTCGCCCTACGAGAGCACCGTCAACTCGCTCCTCACCTCGCTCATCAACTCGGCCTCCTTCGCCAACTATAACAACTTCACCCTTGCCGCCGCCTCCTCCGACACCGTCTACGGCCTCTTCCAGTGCCGCGGCGACCTCAACAACGACCAGTGTTCGCGCTGCGTGGCGCGTGCGGTCACTCAGCTCGGCACGCTCTGCTTCGCCTCATGCGGCGGCGCGTTGCAGCTCGAGGGCTGTTTCGTGAAGTACGACAATGCGACGTTTGTCGGGGTGGAGGACAAGACGGTGGTGACCAAGAAATGTGGGCCGTCCGTTGGGTTGACCTCGGACGCGTTGACTCGGAGGGACGCTGTGCTGGCGTATTTGCAGACGCCCGATGGGACTTACAAGACCTTCAGGACAAGCTCGTATGGGGATTTTCAGGGTGTGGCACAGTGCACCGGTGACTTGAGTCCCACCGAGTGCCAGGATTGTCTCTCCGCTGCCATCCAACGGCTCAAGACCGACTGTGGGCCCTCCCCCTGGGCAGAGATGTACCTCGCCAAATGCTACGCGCGCTACTCCCAGGGTGGCTCTCACTCGCGCCCTAATAATAACG ATGACAGCAATCACAATGATGATGAGATCGAGAAGACACTCGCCATACTGATTGGACTCATTGCCGGTGTTGCTCTGATCATCGTTTTCCTTTCCTTCTTGTCCAAAGTGTGCGAAAAGCAGAAAG GTGGTAAATAA